A genomic region of Peptoniphilus sp. ING2-D1G contains the following coding sequences:
- the thlA gene encoding Acetyl-CoA acetyltransferase (2 acetyl-CoA <=> CoA + acetoacetyl-CoA; High confidence in function and specificity): MEKIVIASAVRTPVGSFGGAFKSVSALQLGVVAAKEAIQRAKVDPAQIDEVLIGNVLQAGLGQNIARQVMINAGIPKEVPAMTINKVCGSGLRAVSLAAQIIKAGDAEIILAGGTESMSQAPYLLDKARWGNRMGDGKFIDEMIKDGLWDAFNDYHMGITAENVAEEFDITREAQDHLATVSQNRASKARAEGIFAEEIVPVEIKDRKGNVTVVDKDEFIRDGVTEEALAKLRPAFKRDGGTVTAGNASGINDGAAMVIVMTESKAKELGIEPLATIASYASAGVDPKIMGTGPIPSSRKALEKAGLEVKDLDLIEANEAFAAQAGAVAKELEFDMDKVNVNGGAIAIGHPIGASGARILTTLLYEMKRRDAKKGLATLCIGGGQGTAMVVTRD, translated from the coding sequence ATGGAAAAAATAGTTATAGCTAGTGCCGTTAGAACACCTGTAGGATCTTTTGGCGGTGCATTTAAGTCAGTAAGTGCTCTTCAATTAGGAGTTGTAGCTGCTAAAGAAGCAATACAAAGAGCAAAGGTTGACCCTGCACAAATCGACGAAGTATTAATCGGAAACGTACTACAAGCAGGACTTGGTCAAAACATAGCAAGACAAGTGATGATTAATGCAGGCATTCCCAAAGAAGTTCCGGCAATGACTATTAATAAAGTTTGTGGTTCAGGTTTAAGAGCTGTTTCTCTTGCTGCTCAAATAATCAAAGCAGGAGATGCTGAAATTATTCTTGCGGGCGGTACTGAATCAATGTCACAAGCACCTTATCTTCTTGACAAAGCAAGATGGGGAAACAGAATGGGCGATGGCAAATTCATAGATGAAATGATTAAAGACGGTCTATGGGATGCATTTAACGATTACCATATGGGAATAACTGCAGAAAATGTAGCTGAAGAATTTGATATCACAAGAGAAGCACAAGATCACCTTGCTACAGTTTCTCAAAACAGAGCTTCAAAGGCCAGAGCTGAAGGCATATTTGCTGAAGAAATCGTACCTGTTGAAATAAAGGACAGAAAAGGAAATGTCACAGTAGTCGATAAAGATGAATTCATCAGAGACGGCGTTACAGAAGAAGCTCTTGCAAAATTAAGACCTGCTTTCAAGAGAGACGGCGGAACAGTTACAGCAGGTAACGCTTCAGGAATTAACGATGGAGCAGCTATGGTTATAGTCATGACTGAATCAAAGGCTAAAGAACTTGGAATCGAACCTCTTGCAACAATAGCTTCTTACGCATCTGCAGGTGTTGATCCTAAAATAATGGGCACAGGACCTATTCCTTCTTCAAGAAAAGCTCTTGAAAAAGCAGGGCTTGAAGTTAAAGATTTAGATCTAATCGAAGCAAACGAAGCTTTTGCAGCACAAGCGGGAGCAGTTGCAAAGGAACTTGAATTTGATATGGATAAAGTCAATGTAAACGGAGGAGCAATAGCAATCGGTCACCCCATCGGAGCCAGCGGAGCCAGAATTCTAACTACTCTACTATATGAAATGAAGAGAAGAGACGCTAAAAAGGGCCTTGCAACTCTATGTATAGGTGGAGGACAAGGAACAGCTATGGTAGTGACAAGAGACTAA
- a CDS encoding putative UDP-N-acetylglucosamine 2-epimerase (An UDP-N-acetylglucosamine 2-epimerase is an enzyme that catalyzes the chemical reaction, UDP-N-acetyl-D-glucosamine \rightleftharpoons UDP-N-acetyl-D-mannosamine; High confidence in function and specificity), which yields MKVICVFGTRPEAIKMAPIVKELKRRKHIDTVVAVTAQHREMLDQVLKIFDIEPDYDMNIFKSGQSLTDITVGAIKGLEEILDEEKPDVLLIQGDTTTVFASSVAAFYKKIKIGHVEAGLRSDNLYSPYPEEANRRLTSVLTNFHFAPTKSNKDNLIREGYDEKTIYITGNTVIDALKYAVSQNYEFEDDILNKIDYENKKVVLLTSHRRENIGEPMNNIFSAVRDVVKEYDDVEVVFPIHLNPKVREIAKKVFGKNDKIHIIEPLDYLPFSNLMSKVYLVITDSGGIQEEAPALGKPVIVVREETERMEGVLANTAALVGSDYNRVYKNFKELLDDTEKYKKMAHAINPYGDGHAAGKIIDILEKELKN from the coding sequence TTGAAAGTTATTTGCGTGTTCGGAACTCGACCGGAGGCAATAAAAATGGCTCCCATAGTAAAGGAATTGAAGCGTAGAAAACACATAGATACCGTTGTAGCTGTAACGGCACAACACAGAGAAATGCTCGATCAAGTTCTTAAAATTTTTGATATTGAACCTGATTATGACATGAATATTTTTAAAAGCGGTCAAAGTTTAACAGATATAACAGTGGGAGCAATTAAAGGCTTAGAAGAGATTTTGGATGAAGAAAAACCGGACGTATTGCTCATTCAAGGAGATACAACTACGGTTTTTGCATCTTCTGTAGCTGCCTTTTATAAAAAAATAAAGATAGGTCATGTGGAAGCCGGATTAAGATCGGATAATCTCTATTCTCCCTATCCCGAAGAAGCGAACAGAAGACTTACAAGTGTGCTGACAAACTTTCATTTTGCGCCTACAAAATCAAATAAAGACAATTTAATCAGAGAAGGCTATGATGAAAAAACTATTTATATCACGGGCAATACCGTAATAGATGCGCTGAAATATGCGGTTTCACAGAATTACGAATTTGAAGACGATATATTGAATAAAATAGATTATGAAAATAAAAAGGTAGTGCTTTTGACATCTCACAGAAGAGAAAACATAGGCGAACCAATGAATAATATATTCTCTGCGGTTAGAGATGTGGTAAAGGAATATGATGATGTAGAGGTTGTGTTTCCAATTCACTTAAATCCCAAGGTAAGAGAAATTGCAAAGAAGGTATTTGGCAAAAACGACAAAATACATATTATCGAGCCTTTGGACTATCTGCCCTTTTCCAATCTTATGAGCAAGGTATATTTAGTAATTACCGACTCTGGAGGAATACAAGAAGAAGCACCGGCTCTTGGAAAACCTGTGATAGTAGTCAGAGAAGAAACCGAGAGAATGGAAGGCGTTTTAGCAAATACGGCTGCACTTGTGGGAAGTGACTATAATAGAGTTTATAAAAACTTTAAAGAATTATTAGACGATACAGAAAAATATAAAAAAATGGCTCATGCAATAAATCCCTATGGAGACGGCCATGCTGCAGGAAAAATAATAGACATACTTGAGAAAGAGCTGAAAAACTAA
- a CDS encoding undecaprenyl-phosphate N-acetylglucosaminyl 1-phosphate transferase (High confidence in function and specificity), whose amino-acid sequence MNKLYYCIMVSAVIVFLLTPVLKRIAFKHGFLDEPRDKRRVHKKPIPLLGGVGIYFSTVICILIFVGLSREIIGLIIGSTIILISGLIDDKWDLSPKKKMLFQIVAAIVLIMTDTKIEFFTNPFNFGESVIFLKFLSVPVTIFWVVGITNTVNLIDGLDGLAAGVSMISSISLMFIAKKLGFEDVSLIAAIIAGSCLGFLPHNFNPATIFMGDAGALFLGFVLSYITIEGIMKSAAMLTIFVPVIILGVPVFDTTFAMIRRKLNGKSMVSADKGHLHHRLLAMGLSQRQTVLILYSISVIFGLLAYTIAGLDSKVGLFMSVLIFIAVLILAMAFGMFKPKEE is encoded by the coding sequence ATGAATAAATTGTATTATTGCATAATGGTATCAGCTGTAATAGTATTTTTATTGACTCCTGTTTTAAAAAGAATTGCTTTTAAACACGGATTTCTTGATGAGCCCAGAGATAAGAGAAGAGTGCATAAAAAGCCTATTCCGCTTTTGGGTGGAGTTGGAATTTATTTTTCTACTGTAATTTGCATATTGATATTTGTCGGACTTAGCAGAGAGATAATCGGGCTCATAATAGGATCGACAATAATATTGATATCCGGATTAATAGATGATAAATGGGATTTAAGCCCTAAGAAAAAAATGTTATTTCAAATAGTGGCCGCCATAGTATTGATAATGACGGACACAAAAATTGAATTTTTTACAAATCCCTTTAATTTTGGAGAGAGTGTAATATTCTTAAAGTTTTTGTCAGTGCCTGTAACTATATTTTGGGTTGTGGGAATTACAAATACGGTCAATTTAATAGACGGACTTGACGGTCTGGCAGCTGGGGTTTCCATGATAAGTTCCATATCCCTTATGTTTATTGCAAAGAAGTTGGGATTTGAAGATGTATCTTTGATTGCAGCCATTATTGCAGGAAGTTGTCTTGGATTTTTACCTCACAACTTCAACCCGGCTACGATTTTCATGGGAGATGCGGGAGCTTTATTCTTGGGATTTGTACTGTCATATATAACTATTGAGGGGATTATGAAATCTGCAGCTATGCTGACGATTTTCGTGCCTGTGATAATACTGGGAGTGCCTGTTTTCGATACGACTTTTGCAATGATAAGAAGAAAACTCAACGGTAAAAGCATGGTTTCAGCAGACAAAGGACATTTACACCACAGACTTCTCGCCATGGGACTTAGTCAAAGACAGACGGTACTGATACTTTATTCCATATCCGTAATATTTGGGCTGCTTGCATACACAATTGCCGGCTTAGATTCGAAAGTTGGACTTTTCATGTCGGTGTTGATATTTATTGCAGTACTTATTTTAGCTATGGCATTCGGAATGTTTAAACCTAAGGAGGAATGA
- the upp gene encoding Uracil phosphoribosyltransferase (Catalyzes the conversion of uracil and 5-phospho-alpha-D-ribose 1-diphosphate (PRPP) to UMP and diphosphate; High confidence in function and specificity): MGKLVVTDHPLIQHKLTILRKKETPSMEFRNLVTEIATLMCYEVTRDLELRDIEIETPIAKCTGKEISGKKIGFVPILRAGLGMVDGVLSVVPGARVGHIGMYRDPETFKPVTYYCKLPKDVEERTMIILDPMLATGGSLIEAIDELKRHNVTNIKALNIIAAPEGIEAVRKEHPDVDVYIAHIDEKLNDHAYIVPGLGDAGDRLFGTK, from the coding sequence ATGGGTAAATTAGTAGTTACGGACCATCCGCTCATTCAACACAAGCTTACAATTCTTAGAAAAAAAGAAACTCCATCTATGGAGTTTAGAAATCTTGTCACTGAAATAGCAACATTGATGTGTTATGAGGTAACCAGAGATTTGGAACTTAGAGACATAGAAATAGAAACACCTATCGCAAAATGTACAGGAAAGGAAATCTCAGGCAAAAAAATAGGTTTCGTACCCATATTAAGAGCAGGACTTGGAATGGTAGATGGAGTATTAAGCGTAGTGCCGGGGGCGAGAGTAGGGCATATAGGAATGTACAGAGATCCGGAAACTTTTAAACCGGTGACTTATTACTGCAAGCTTCCCAAGGATGTTGAAGAGAGAACCATGATAATATTGGATCCTATGCTTGCAACGGGAGGCTCTCTAATAGAAGCTATAGATGAACTTAAAAGACATAATGTTACAAATATAAAAGCGTTGAATATAATAGCCGCTCCTGAAGGAATTGAAGCTGTTAGAAAGGAGCATCCCGATGTAGATGTGTACATTGCTCATATAGATGAAAAATTGAATGACCACGCCTATATAGTTCCGGGGCTTGGAGATGCCGGAGATAGATTGTTTGGAACTAAATAG
- the ywlC gene encoding tRNA A37 threonylcarbamoyladenosine synthetase subunit TsaC/SUA5/YrdC [ (tRNA A37 threonylcarbamoyladenosine synthetase subunit TsaC/SUA5/YrdC [Translation, ribosomal structure and biogenesis]; High confidence in function and specificity), whose product MKTKIIRVKNGKIENSDLKVIDEAFKTGKLVAFPTETVYGLGANGLDEQASMNIFKAKGRPADNPLILHIANVSQIRELVEDIPDIAIDLIDMFWPGPLTLIFNRSKAVPDVITAGLGTVAIRMPSHPVARKILAYTKLPIAAPSANLSGKPSPTSLERVMEDLNGKVDIIVDGGRTNYGIESTVVDLTENPPIILRPGGITTEDLKVIVPDIRMDRATIDASEDKVPKSPGQKYKHYAPIAQCYTFAGALDIIVKNINKKIKENEDKKIAVLATEETKDDYEGAYIVINLGSRDNLIEVAHNLFEALRQCDDEEVDMIYAEGFEFRGLGVGIMNRLLKASSGRVIFGL is encoded by the coding sequence ATGAAGACAAAGATAATTAGAGTAAAAAATGGTAAAATAGAAAACTCGGATCTTAAAGTTATAGATGAGGCTTTTAAAACAGGAAAACTTGTGGCTTTTCCCACTGAAACGGTCTATGGACTTGGTGCCAACGGGCTTGATGAGCAGGCTTCGATGAATATTTTCAAAGCTAAGGGAAGACCTGCGGACAATCCTCTGATACTTCATATTGCAAATGTATCTCAAATTAGAGAACTTGTGGAGGATATTCCCGATATTGCCATAGATCTCATAGATATGTTTTGGCCCGGACCTCTCACTTTGATATTCAATAGGTCAAAGGCGGTTCCCGATGTGATAACGGCAGGGCTTGGAACAGTTGCCATAAGAATGCCCTCTCATCCGGTTGCAAGGAAAATCTTAGCGTACACAAAGCTTCCTATAGCCGCTCCTTCGGCAAATTTATCGGGTAAGCCCTCACCCACTTCTCTTGAAAGAGTAATGGAAGATTTAAATGGCAAGGTTGATATAATTGTAGATGGGGGTAGAACAAATTACGGAATCGAATCTACTGTGGTGGATTTGACGGAAAATCCTCCTATTATTTTAAGACCGGGAGGAATTACAACTGAAGATTTAAAGGTGATTGTTCCTGATATAAGAATGGACAGAGCAACTATAGACGCATCTGAGGATAAAGTTCCGAAATCGCCCGGACAAAAATACAAACACTATGCACCTATTGCACAATGCTATACCTTTGCAGGTGCTCTGGATATTATTGTTAAAAATATAAATAAAAAGATAAAAGAAAATGAAGATAAAAAAATAGCGGTTTTAGCCACAGAAGAGACAAAGGACGACTATGAAGGAGCTTATATCGTAATAAATTTGGGAAGCAGAGATAATTTAATTGAAGTTGCCCATAATTTATTTGAAGCGCTAAGACAGTGTGATGATGAAGAGGTAGATATGATTTATGCTGAAGGATTTGAGTTCAGAGGGTTGGGAGTAGGCATAATGAATAGATTGTTAAAGGCCTCATCAGGCAGAGTAATATTTGGATTATAG
- a CDS encoding hypothetical protein (High confidence in function and specificity), producing the protein MSNVFENDDFIFAGDVLKGMTRKGKDRIKNEGLTDMVVPETAPDGTPIRHIGENAFYRRKLTSVVIPETVETIGYDAFGVCALKEVYIPDTVHTIDGFAFYRNNLEKVHFPKNLKFIGPSAFALNNLEEIDLPDTVETIDTSAFYKNNLEEVKIPSAIKKINMFAFRKNNIHEVDIPATIETLHEYAFEENTEVIEK; encoded by the coding sequence ATGAGTAATGTATTCGAAAATGACGATTTTATTTTTGCCGGAGATGTATTAAAGGGAATGACAAGAAAAGGTAAAGACAGAATAAAAAATGAAGGTTTAACAGATATGGTTGTCCCGGAAACCGCACCTGATGGAACTCCAATTAGACATATAGGTGAAAATGCTTTCTACAGACGTAAATTAACCTCGGTTGTAATACCCGAAACAGTGGAAACTATAGGTTATGACGCCTTTGGAGTATGTGCTCTTAAAGAAGTATATATCCCCGATACAGTTCATACAATAGATGGATTTGCCTTCTACAGAAATAACCTTGAAAAAGTTCATTTCCCTAAAAATTTAAAATTCATAGGACCATCTGCCTTTGCACTTAATAACTTAGAAGAAATCGACCTTCCAGATACAGTTGAAACCATAGATACATCCGCATTCTATAAAAATAACCTTGAAGAGGTTAAAATTCCAAGTGCAATCAAAAAAATCAACATGTTTGCCTTCAGAAAAAACAATATTCATGAAGTTGATATACCGGCTACAATAGAAACTCTACATGAATACGCTTTTGAAGAAAATACAGAAGTTATAGAAAAATAA
- a CDS encoding ornithine cyclodeaminase (This family contains the bacterial Ornithine cyclodeaminase enzyme, which catalyses the deamination of ornithine to proline; High confidence in function and specificity) — MNKKILFLNNKDMDSLGVKDMSLAIEDVQNVYKLLENKEAISPGKLVLRWGDSAEDENKYGRINAMPGFVGGEYNLAGIKWIGSGPQNYKKNLPRASVTLILNDPDTKLPVCIADGTEISAMRTGASGGVAIKLLSKTDPQTMAICGAGAQGRTQLKAAMTVCPTIKRVYVFDISFDNSKKFIEEMSEQFPETDFISVQNLKEAIKESDIIVTVTLANEPFIEASWLKKGALLMNLADYEVTYDCVNIADKIYVDNWEAIKHRMISTIALMWKDKLIKDEDITAELGEVLTNKKPGRENDDEIIYFNAVGFGILDIAVGARCYKKALEENVGTWIDYWV, encoded by the coding sequence ATGAATAAAAAAATTTTATTTTTAAACAACAAAGACATGGATAGCTTGGGAGTTAAAGATATGTCTTTGGCAATTGAAGACGTACAAAATGTATACAAACTTTTAGAAAACAAAGAAGCTATATCTCCGGGAAAGTTGGTTCTCAGATGGGGAGACAGTGCTGAAGATGAAAACAAATATGGAAGAATCAATGCAATGCCCGGATTTGTCGGAGGAGAGTACAATTTAGCAGGTATAAAATGGATAGGGAGCGGTCCACAAAATTACAAGAAAAATTTGCCAAGAGCAAGTGTTACACTGATTTTAAATGATCCTGATACAAAATTGCCTGTTTGCATAGCTGACGGAACGGAAATAAGCGCCATGAGGACAGGAGCATCTGGAGGGGTTGCAATTAAATTGCTATCGAAAACAGATCCTCAAACTATGGCCATTTGCGGAGCGGGAGCGCAGGGTAGGACTCAATTAAAAGCAGCGATGACGGTATGCCCGACGATAAAAAGAGTATATGTTTTTGATATAAGTTTTGATAATTCTAAAAAATTTATTGAAGAAATGAGTGAGCAATTTCCTGAAACAGATTTCATATCTGTCCAAAATTTGAAAGAGGCAATTAAAGAAAGCGACATTATTGTAACAGTTACTTTAGCCAATGAACCTTTTATTGAAGCCAGCTGGCTAAAAAAGGGAGCTTTACTAATGAATTTAGCTGATTATGAAGTAACTTACGACTGCGTTAACATAGCCGATAAGATTTATGTAGATAATTGGGAGGCTATAAAGCATAGAATGATTAGCACGATCGCTCTTATGTGGAAAGACAAATTGATCAAAGATGAGGATATAACTGCGGAACTGGGAGAAGTGTTAACAAATAAAAAACCGGGCAGAGAAAACGACGATGAAATCATCTATTTCAATGCTGTTGGCTTCGGTATATTAGATATAGCTGTTGGAGCCAGATGTTATAAAAAAGCACTCGAAGAAAATGTAGGTACTTGGATAGATTATTGGGTTTGA
- a CDS encoding putative NAD/nadp octopine/nopaline dehydrogenase (This group of enzymes act on the CH-NH substrate bond using NAD(+) or NADP(+) as an acceptor. The Pfam family consists mainly of octopine and nopaline dehydrogenases from Ti plasmids; High confidence in function and specificity), protein MNTIAIIGAGNGGFALAAHLSSMGACVNLYDLYPQYIEGIKNSKEITLILNKEKSIQRINNATSNIREAIEGAELIMVVTPAFTHKQIAKEIAPFLSEDQKIVLNPGRTAGAVNFLEELKINGCSAEVIIGEAQTLIYSCRKLDNTSVEIFEIKKQVDIGVIPINRTDELLNVINEYFSQFVAVSNTLVTSLSNIGSMFHPLPVLLNLGWVENKNYNFKHYWEGISPSVAKMIETLDRERIGVAQAYGIKILDTKEWLKKSYSVRGDDLYELLQSNNAYKEILAPTSIDTRYLLEDVPTGLVPISELGRIIKVPTPNIDATIILASSLYDKDFIEEGRNLKKLNLFNKEDVIKTFEYGV, encoded by the coding sequence ATGAATACCATTGCAATTATTGGAGCCGGTAATGGTGGATTTGCATTAGCCGCACATTTATCAAGTATGGGAGCCTGTGTAAATTTATACGATTTATATCCTCAATATATAGAGGGAATCAAAAATTCAAAAGAAATAACACTCATACTTAATAAAGAAAAATCAATACAAAGGATAAATAATGCGACTTCAAATATCCGTGAAGCAATTGAAGGCGCAGAGCTCATAATGGTAGTCACACCGGCATTTACACATAAACAAATAGCTAAAGAAATAGCACCTTTTTTAAGTGAAGATCAAAAAATTGTACTTAATCCTGGAAGAACGGCCGGAGCGGTAAATTTTTTAGAGGAATTAAAAATTAATGGATGTAGTGCGGAAGTTATTATAGGTGAAGCTCAAACTTTAATCTATTCTTGCCGCAAATTGGACAATACTTCCGTTGAAATTTTTGAAATAAAGAAACAGGTGGATATCGGAGTTATTCCCATAAACAGAACTGATGAGTTGTTAAATGTTATTAATGAATATTTCAGTCAATTTGTGGCGGTAAGCAATACACTTGTTACAAGTTTATCGAATATCGGTTCTATGTTTCATCCTTTGCCGGTTTTATTAAATTTAGGTTGGGTAGAAAATAAAAATTATAACTTTAAACATTATTGGGAGGGAATATCACCTTCTGTGGCTAAAATGATTGAAACACTTGATAGAGAAAGGATAGGAGTTGCGCAAGCATATGGTATAAAGATCTTGGATACTAAAGAGTGGTTAAAAAAATCTTATAGCGTAAGAGGTGATGACTTATACGAATTATTGCAGAGCAATAATGCATACAAGGAAATTTTAGCGCCTACATCCATAGATACAAGATATTTGTTGGAAGATGTCCCGACAGGACTTGTTCCAATATCGGAGTTAGGTAGAATTATAAAAGTACCTACACCTAACATAGATGCAACTATAATTTTGGCATCATCGCTTTATGATAAAGATTTTATAGAAGAGGGAAGGAACTTAAAAAAATTAAACCTGTTCAATAAAGAAGATGTTATAAAGACTTTTGAATACGGGGTTTAA
- a CDS encoding sodium/glutamate symporter superfamily (High confidence in function and specificity), producing the protein MIPIEKISSSTVATLMLYISILGLLLVVASIIRLKVSWLRRAFIPASLLAGIMGMILGPHILNVIPADMMATVGTLPGQLITVVFACMLLGVKRTDSGKSLFHDTVSGLGWLWSCSFMQVGVACLLCAFIFVPLFDINPLFGSLFEIGFAGGHGTAGGMSAVFIEAFNWPDGADLGMTTATIGLLSGIFFGMIIINYGVRKKYTKVLTEVVSSNDQVEILTDENKEASSYATINQDVVEPFAFHLGIIGISILIGRLIVWGFSEITGYSGLPLFPFAMIGGWIINTIIQRTKYAVLLDRATFQRIQGMALEIVIVSAMASIKIPVVLEYWAPLLIGSVVILLLMLVWVFWLSPRVFNDCWFEQAIIRYGAFTGVAAVGYMLLRTADPKMETDAGTIYALGGPLMSPFIGGGLVTTAYPYIIDKFGVFNTGLIFIGLMLAVLLVLRMFFWNKNFKMEQQ; encoded by the coding sequence ATGATTCCTATTGAAAAAATTTCAAGTTCAACTGTAGCAACATTAATGCTGTATATTTCCATTTTGGGACTTTTATTAGTAGTTGCATCAATAATAAGACTTAAGGTCTCTTGGCTAAGACGTGCTTTTATTCCGGCTTCATTGTTAGCAGGTATCATGGGCATGATCTTGGGGCCGCATATTTTAAATGTTATACCTGCAGATATGATGGCTACTGTAGGAACTTTACCCGGACAGTTAATTACAGTTGTATTTGCTTGTATGTTACTGGGGGTTAAAAGGACGGATTCCGGAAAATCTTTATTTCATGATACTGTATCAGGGTTGGGATGGTTATGGTCATGTTCATTTATGCAAGTAGGAGTAGCTTGTTTACTTTGTGCATTTATTTTTGTACCTTTATTTGATATAAATCCTCTTTTCGGTTCATTGTTTGAAATAGGTTTTGCTGGCGGACACGGTACAGCTGGAGGAATGTCTGCTGTTTTTATAGAAGCCTTTAACTGGCCTGATGGTGCAGATTTAGGTATGACTACTGCGACTATAGGGTTGTTGTCAGGTATATTTTTTGGAATGATTATAATTAATTACGGCGTAAGAAAAAAATACACAAAGGTTCTTACCGAAGTAGTATCATCTAATGATCAAGTTGAAATTTTAACCGATGAAAATAAAGAAGCGTCTTCTTATGCAACAATCAACCAGGATGTTGTAGAGCCCTTTGCATTCCATCTTGGGATTATCGGTATTTCTATATTAATAGGTAGATTAATTGTTTGGGGATTTTCTGAAATAACAGGATACTCTGGATTGCCTTTATTTCCCTTTGCTATGATAGGCGGATGGATTATAAATACTATAATTCAAAGGACAAAATATGCAGTATTGCTGGATAGAGCAACATTCCAGAGAATTCAAGGAATGGCACTTGAAATAGTTATAGTTTCAGCAATGGCGTCAATAAAAATTCCTGTAGTTTTAGAATACTGGGCACCTTTATTAATAGGATCCGTAGTTATTTTATTGTTGATGTTAGTTTGGGTATTTTGGTTAAGTCCAAGAGTTTTTAATGACTGTTGGTTTGAACAAGCTATCATAAGATACGGAGCATTCACAGGAGTTGCAGCTGTTGGATATATGTTACTTAGAACAGCTGATCCGAAGATGGAAACCGATGCAGGAACAATATATGCTTTAGGTGGACCCTTGATGAGTCCTTTTATAGGTGGAGGGTTAGTAACAACAGCTTATCCATATATAATAGATAAGTTTGGAGTTTTTAATACGGGATTAATTTTTATCGGACTTATGTTAGCGGTGCTTTTAGTTCTTAGAATGTTTTTCTGGAATAAGAATTTTAAAATGGAGCAACAATAA